One Agelaius phoeniceus isolate bAgePho1 chromosome 8, bAgePho1.hap1, whole genome shotgun sequence genomic region harbors:
- the ARHGAP29 gene encoding rho GTPase-activating protein 29 isoform X1, with protein MLRQNGGSSKRGLGLARLSTSNFFTISTAGNWAMGRSTKSSSLSSISSNSDCYDNPVVDPEYIMQLVNDVRKFADVLLYLKEAFLSEENHDGLHQVVHERLGELLRVLKAVINKHQTLNSVDILSAAGTVIAKVKAVNFKEVNEENKRELFSEIFSSIETLAFTFGNIVSDFLMGDVDNGSSLGLPVSRRSRSFENLSVESGGSLHERDDIQGHLRAEEVDSMLLRNDSGIESALSYAKAWSKYTKDVVAWVEKKLSLEVECAKNLAKMAETAKAVVGHQDYMPFQSIFINAFQNDVENSQLWQQTAAALQSNKFVQPLLGRKNELDRQRKDIKDLWQREQKKMQELEAALRKAKLLYTQRQDEYEKAKSCTARAEEEQLSSSGSFVKDFSKQLEKKRRLEEEALQKAEEANEHYKASMAEVEEKRNYLESFKSDVLTQLRELIYQCDLTLKAATVNLFQLQHAQVVSLPVNCQSLCESAKLYDPGQQYSEFVKSLPKDGVPVESGCFETQNSQIDGVFNKQSTNSVHTSHGNLSQCSGDFPAQTLDDVGSPVYHRSQKVREKRSSSNTDIPAVRGPPPFRSWSVGNQSGGMCSDSESAGGSSESRSMDSPSASPGDFKRRLPRTPSTGTMSSADDLDEREPPSPSDCGLNDLTSETANSPGPFRNANMSKAAQTHKLRKLRAPSKCRECDGLVVFHGAECEECSLACHKKCLETLAIQCGHKKLHGRLHLFGVEFAQAAKSFPDGIPFIIKKCTSEIESRALNVKGIYRVNGAKSRVEKLCQAFENGKDLVELSELYAHDISNVLKLYLRQLPEPLILFRLYNEFIGLAKESQNANEELDAKQASPKAKTRQSLCIELNRIIIKIKDLLKQLPVPNYNTLQYLIGHLHRVTEQCDENKMSASNLGIIFGPTLIRPRQTDATVSLSSLVDYPYQARVVELLITYYEKIFDVSLKPLLSASHAEETAGTVRVALSADEREPQQQRKSFVAVKEQGIQIVPCERASETAALFVELKNSKNTKEEADISVTGVWFNVGDVASPASEKDNDPFISPGEDPCQMNLVAVKPNRQMGKVPLRAPRTKAASRPVSLPVDRILPPCVLNERNSRNAGAISSEKLGRSPTIEEVSEVKAVPAVDTCCRLPCYDTQMLRKTWDKQYKQYDITARTAMIVTNVPQEIRALESGTAGALSSSSSLGNNSAKAILPNKPYSVVGSGRTAAEENGPDVNPLAAFRPPRTLQPPPGTFYKPPSNKSKENGDGSSAKACAPTSASSVLPQDNTVKLARSSALLSGDEQNINEQKSSSEDSHSTDLKPAYHRLRPKRIQELEHREAHFV; from the exons AAAATCATGATGGCCTGCATCAAGTAGTACATGAACGCCTGGGGGAGTTACTGCGTGTATTAAAAGCAGTGATAAATAAACATCAGACTCTAAATTCAGTTGATATTCTTAGTGCTGCAGGAACAGTTATTGCAAAAGTAAAAG cGGTGAACTTCAAAGAagttaatgaagaaaataagagagaactcttcagtgaaatattttcttccattgAAACATTGGCATTCACCTTTGGAAACAT TGTTTCAGACTTCCTTATGGGAGATGTAGACAATGGCTCGTCATTGGGGCTTCCTGTATCTCGGAGGAGTCGG TCTTTTGAGAATCTTTCTGTGGAGTCTGGGGGTTCACTGCATGAAAGGGATGATATTCAAG GACATCTTCGAGCAGAGGAGGTTGATAGCATGCTCCTAAGAAATGACAGTGGAATTGAGTCGGCTCTGTCCTATGCTAAAGCATGGTCCAAATATACCAAGGATGTAGTCGCATGGGTAGAAAAAAAGCTTAGCTTGG AGGTGGAGTGTGCTAAAAATTTAGCAAAAATGGCTGAAACTGCTAAAGCTGTTGTTGGACACCAG GATTATATGCCATTCCAGTCAATATTCATTAATGCTTTTCAAAATGATGTTGAGAACAGTCAACTTTGGCAACaaacagctgctgctctccagtcTAACAAATTTGTGCAG CCTCTTCTTGGAAGGAAAAATGAGTTGGATAGACAAAGGAAAGATATCAAGGACCTTTGGCAGcgagaacagaaaaaaatg CAAGAGTtggaagctgctctcagaaaagCCAAGTTGCTGTATACCCAGCGTCAGGATGAGTATGAAAAGGCAAAGTCCTGTACTGCTCGTGCTGAGGAGGAACAGCTCAGCTCAAGTGGAAGCTTTGTGAAAGACTTCAGCAAGCAACTTGAGAAAAAACGAAGGCTAGAAGAGGAAGCTCTTCAAAAG GCCGAAGAAGCCAATGAACACTATAAAGCAAGCATGGCAGAGgttgaagaaaaaagaaattatttggaaaGCTTTAAAAGTGATGTTTTAACACAGCTTCGGGAGCTTATTTACCAGTGTGATCTTACTCTTAAAGCT GCAACAGTTAacctgttccagctgcagcatGCTCAGGTTGTATCTCTGCCAGTTAACTGCCAGTCCCTCTGTGAGAGTGCCAAACTCTATGACCCTGGTCAGCAGTATTCAGAGTTTGTGAAAAGTTTGCCAAAGGATGGTGTTCCTGTTGAATCAGGTTGTTTTGAAacccagaattcccagattgATGG ggTTTTTAATAAGCAATCAACAAACAGTGTCCATACATCCCATGGCAACTTATCTCAGTGTTCAGGAGATTTTCCTGCTCAGACGTTAGATGATGTGGGAAGCCCAGTTTATCATCGTTCACAGAAGGTTAGAGAGAAGAGATCTTCCAGCAACACAGATATTCCAG CAGTGCGAGGGCCACCGCCGTTCAGATCGTGGTCAGTTGGCAACCAGAGTGGAGGAATGTGCAGTGACTCTGAAAGTGCAGGGGGGAGCAGCGAGTCCCGATCCATGGATTCCCCATCTGCCAGCCCAG GGGATTTTAAAAGACGACTTCCCCGAACACCTTCCACTGGGACTATGTCATCTGCTGATGATCTTGATGAAAGAGAGCCACCATCTCCTTCAGACTGTG GTTTAAATGATCTCACATCTGAAACTGCAAATTCTCCAGGACCTTTTAGAAATGCTAATATgtccaaagcagcacaaacacacaaactACGGAAGCTGAGAGCTCCATCTAAATGCAGAGAATGTGACGGCCTAGTAGTATTTCATGGAGCTGAATGTGAGGAG TGTTCACTTGCATGCCATAAAAAATGTTTAGAGACTTTAGCTATTCAATGTGGGCACAAAAAACTTCATGGAAGGCTTCACTTATTTGGAGTGGAATTTGCCCAAGCTGCTAAAAGTTTTCCTGATGGCATTCCTTTCATCATCAAAAAGTGTACATCAGAAATTGAAAGCAGAGCACTGAATGTCAAG GGCATCTATCGTGTGAATGGAGCCAAATCAAGAGTTGAAAAGCTTTGTCAAGCTTTTGAAAATGGAAAGGATTTGGTTGAGCTTTCAGAACTCTATGCACATGACATCAGCAATGTTCTCAAGCTGTATCTCCGCCAG CTTCCAGAACCCTTGATTTTGTTTCGGCTTTACAACGAGTTCATTGGACTTGCAAAAGAAAGTCAGAACGCTAATGAGGAATTGGATGCTAAACAAGCTAGCCCCAAAGCAAAGACAAGACAGTCACTCTGTATTGAACTGAACAGGATCATCATTAAAATTAAAGATCTTCTGAAACAACTGCCTGTACCAAACTATAACACTCTTCAGTACCTTATTGGACACCTTCACAG AGTTACAGAACAGTGcgatgaaaataaaatgtcagcTAGCAACCTTGGCATAATATTTGGCCCAACTCTGATCAGACCACGTCAAACTGATGCTACAGTGTCTTTGTCATCACTTGTGGACTACCCTTATCAGGCCCGGGTAGTGGAGCTGCTCATAACATACTATGAAAAGATATTTGATGTCTCATTGAAACCACTTCTGAGTGCTTCTCATGCTGAAGAAACAGCTGGTACAGTCAGAGTTGCTTTATCAGCAGACGAGAGGGAGCcgcagcagcagaggaaatcGTTTGTTGCTGTAAAGGAA CAGGGTATTCAAATAGTTCCATGTGAAAGAGCTTCAGAAACAGCTGCACTCTTTGTGGAATTGAAGAATAGCAAGAATACAAAAGAAGAAGCAGATATATCTGTAACTG GGGTTTGGTTTAATGTAG GTGATGTTGCGAGTCCAGCTTCAGAGAAAGACAATGATCCATTCATTTCTCCAGGTGAAGACCCCTGTCAAATGAACTTAGTTGCTGTAAAACCCAACCGTCAGATGGGCAAAGTTCCGTTGCGGGCTCCAAGGACAAAGGCAGCGTCTCGCCCTGTCAGCCTGCCTGTGGACCGAATACTGCCTCCCTGTGTTTTGAATGAAAGGAATTCACGAAATGCAGGGGCAATAAGTTCAGAGAAGCTGGGCAGAAGCCCCACTATTGAAGAAGTCTCAGAGGTGAAGGCAGTCCCTGCTGTTGATACCTGCTGCAGACTGCCTTGTTATGACACCCAGATGCTGCGAAAAACTTGGGACAAGCAGTACAAACAGTATGATATCACAGCAAGGACAGCAATGATCGTGACTAATGTGCCCCAGGAGATCCGAGCACTCGAGAGTGGAACTGCAGGTGCTTTATCATCATCAAGCAGCCTTGGTAACAATTCAGCTAAAGCCATTCTTCCTAATAAGCCATATTCTGTTGTCGGGTCAGGAAGgacagcagcagaagagaaTGGTCCTGATGTTAATCCTCTTGCTGCTTTTAGGCCACCAAGAACATTGCAACCACCCCCAGGGACATTTTATAAACCACCCTCTaacaaatcaaaagaaaatggAGATGGTTCTTCTGCTAAAGCTTGTGCACCCACCAGTGCTAGCTCTGTGCTCCCCCAGGATAATACTGTGAAACTGGCTAGGAGCTCTGCACTTCTGTCAGGTGATGAACAAAACATAAACGAACAGAAATCTAGCTCAGAGGATAGTCACTCCACAGATCTGAAGCCTGCTTACCATAGACTGAGACCAAAAAGGATCCAAGAACTGGAACACAGGGAAGCTCATTTTGTATAG
- the ARHGAP29 gene encoding rho GTPase-activating protein 29 isoform X6, whose amino-acid sequence MLRQNGGSSKRGLGLARLSTSNFFTISTAGNWAMGRSTKSSSLSSISSNSDCYDNPVVDPEYIMQLVNDVRKFADVLLYLKEAFLSEENHDGLHQVVHERLGELLRVLKAVINKHQTLNSVDILSAAGTVIAKVKAVNFKEVNEENKRELFSEIFSSIETLAFTFGNIVSDFLMGDVDNGSSLGLPVSRRSRSFENLSVESGGSLHERDDIQGHLRAEEVDSMLLRNDSGIESALSYAKAWSKYTKDVVAWVEKKLSLEVECAKNLAKMAETAKAVVGHQDYMPFQSIFINAFQNDVENSQLWQQTAAALQSNKFVQPLLGRKNELDRQRKDIKDLWQREQKKMQELEAALRKAKLLYTQRQDEYEKAKSCTARAEEEQLSSSGSFVKDFSKQLEKKRRLEEEALQKAEEANEHYKASMAEVEEKRNYLESFKSDVLTQLRELIYQCDLTLKAATVNLFQLQHAQVVSLPVNCQSLCESAKLYDPGQQYSEFVKSLPKDGVPVESGCFETQNSQIDGVFNKQSTNSVHTSHGNLSQCSGDFPAQTLDDVGSPVYHRSQKVREKRSSSNTDIPVRGPPPFRSWSVGNQSGGMCSDSESAGGSSESRSMDSPSASPGDFKRRLPRTPSTGTMSSADDLDEREPPSPSDCGLNDLTSETANSPGPFRNANMSKAAQTHKLRKLRAPSKCRECDGLVVFHGAECEECSLACHKKCLETLAIQCGHKKLHGRLHLFGVEFAQAAKSFPDGIPFIIKKCTSEIESRALNVKGIYRVNGAKSRVEKLCQAFENGKDLVELSELYAHDISNVLKLYLRQLPEPLILFRLYNEFIGLAKESQNANEELDAKQASPKAKTRQSLCIELNRIIIKIKDLLKQLPVPNYNTLQYLIGHLHRVTEQCDENKMSASNLGIIFGPTLIRPRQTDATVSLSSLVDYPYQARVVELLITYYEKIFDVSLKPLLSASHAEETAGTVRVALSADEREPQQQRKSFVAVKEGIQIVPCERASETAALFVELKNSKNTKEEADISVTGDVASPASEKDNDPFISPGEDPCQMNLVAVKPNRQMGKVPLRAPRTKAASRPVSLPVDRILPPCVLNERNSRNAGAISSEKLGRSPTIEEVSEVKAVPAVDTCCRLPCYDTQMLRKTWDKQYKQYDITARTAMIVTNVPQEIRALESGTAGALSSSSSLGNNSAKAILPNKPYSVVGSGRTAAEENGPDVNPLAAFRPPRTLQPPPGTFYKPPSNKSKENGDGSSAKACAPTSASSVLPQDNTVKLARSSALLSGDEQNINEQKSSSEDSHSTDLKPAYHRLRPKRIQELEHREAHFV is encoded by the exons AAAATCATGATGGCCTGCATCAAGTAGTACATGAACGCCTGGGGGAGTTACTGCGTGTATTAAAAGCAGTGATAAATAAACATCAGACTCTAAATTCAGTTGATATTCTTAGTGCTGCAGGAACAGTTATTGCAAAAGTAAAAG cGGTGAACTTCAAAGAagttaatgaagaaaataagagagaactcttcagtgaaatattttcttccattgAAACATTGGCATTCACCTTTGGAAACAT TGTTTCAGACTTCCTTATGGGAGATGTAGACAATGGCTCGTCATTGGGGCTTCCTGTATCTCGGAGGAGTCGG TCTTTTGAGAATCTTTCTGTGGAGTCTGGGGGTTCACTGCATGAAAGGGATGATATTCAAG GACATCTTCGAGCAGAGGAGGTTGATAGCATGCTCCTAAGAAATGACAGTGGAATTGAGTCGGCTCTGTCCTATGCTAAAGCATGGTCCAAATATACCAAGGATGTAGTCGCATGGGTAGAAAAAAAGCTTAGCTTGG AGGTGGAGTGTGCTAAAAATTTAGCAAAAATGGCTGAAACTGCTAAAGCTGTTGTTGGACACCAG GATTATATGCCATTCCAGTCAATATTCATTAATGCTTTTCAAAATGATGTTGAGAACAGTCAACTTTGGCAACaaacagctgctgctctccagtcTAACAAATTTGTGCAG CCTCTTCTTGGAAGGAAAAATGAGTTGGATAGACAAAGGAAAGATATCAAGGACCTTTGGCAGcgagaacagaaaaaaatg CAAGAGTtggaagctgctctcagaaaagCCAAGTTGCTGTATACCCAGCGTCAGGATGAGTATGAAAAGGCAAAGTCCTGTACTGCTCGTGCTGAGGAGGAACAGCTCAGCTCAAGTGGAAGCTTTGTGAAAGACTTCAGCAAGCAACTTGAGAAAAAACGAAGGCTAGAAGAGGAAGCTCTTCAAAAG GCCGAAGAAGCCAATGAACACTATAAAGCAAGCATGGCAGAGgttgaagaaaaaagaaattatttggaaaGCTTTAAAAGTGATGTTTTAACACAGCTTCGGGAGCTTATTTACCAGTGTGATCTTACTCTTAAAGCT GCAACAGTTAacctgttccagctgcagcatGCTCAGGTTGTATCTCTGCCAGTTAACTGCCAGTCCCTCTGTGAGAGTGCCAAACTCTATGACCCTGGTCAGCAGTATTCAGAGTTTGTGAAAAGTTTGCCAAAGGATGGTGTTCCTGTTGAATCAGGTTGTTTTGAAacccagaattcccagattgATGG ggTTTTTAATAAGCAATCAACAAACAGTGTCCATACATCCCATGGCAACTTATCTCAGTGTTCAGGAGATTTTCCTGCTCAGACGTTAGATGATGTGGGAAGCCCAGTTTATCATCGTTCACAGAAGGTTAGAGAGAAGAGATCTTCCAGCAACACAGATATTCCAG TGCGAGGGCCACCGCCGTTCAGATCGTGGTCAGTTGGCAACCAGAGTGGAGGAATGTGCAGTGACTCTGAAAGTGCAGGGGGGAGCAGCGAGTCCCGATCCATGGATTCCCCATCTGCCAGCCCAG GGGATTTTAAAAGACGACTTCCCCGAACACCTTCCACTGGGACTATGTCATCTGCTGATGATCTTGATGAAAGAGAGCCACCATCTCCTTCAGACTGTG GTTTAAATGATCTCACATCTGAAACTGCAAATTCTCCAGGACCTTTTAGAAATGCTAATATgtccaaagcagcacaaacacacaaactACGGAAGCTGAGAGCTCCATCTAAATGCAGAGAATGTGACGGCCTAGTAGTATTTCATGGAGCTGAATGTGAGGAG TGTTCACTTGCATGCCATAAAAAATGTTTAGAGACTTTAGCTATTCAATGTGGGCACAAAAAACTTCATGGAAGGCTTCACTTATTTGGAGTGGAATTTGCCCAAGCTGCTAAAAGTTTTCCTGATGGCATTCCTTTCATCATCAAAAAGTGTACATCAGAAATTGAAAGCAGAGCACTGAATGTCAAG GGCATCTATCGTGTGAATGGAGCCAAATCAAGAGTTGAAAAGCTTTGTCAAGCTTTTGAAAATGGAAAGGATTTGGTTGAGCTTTCAGAACTCTATGCACATGACATCAGCAATGTTCTCAAGCTGTATCTCCGCCAG CTTCCAGAACCCTTGATTTTGTTTCGGCTTTACAACGAGTTCATTGGACTTGCAAAAGAAAGTCAGAACGCTAATGAGGAATTGGATGCTAAACAAGCTAGCCCCAAAGCAAAGACAAGACAGTCACTCTGTATTGAACTGAACAGGATCATCATTAAAATTAAAGATCTTCTGAAACAACTGCCTGTACCAAACTATAACACTCTTCAGTACCTTATTGGACACCTTCACAG AGTTACAGAACAGTGcgatgaaaataaaatgtcagcTAGCAACCTTGGCATAATATTTGGCCCAACTCTGATCAGACCACGTCAAACTGATGCTACAGTGTCTTTGTCATCACTTGTGGACTACCCTTATCAGGCCCGGGTAGTGGAGCTGCTCATAACATACTATGAAAAGATATTTGATGTCTCATTGAAACCACTTCTGAGTGCTTCTCATGCTGAAGAAACAGCTGGTACAGTCAGAGTTGCTTTATCAGCAGACGAGAGGGAGCcgcagcagcagaggaaatcGTTTGTTGCTGTAAAGGAA GGTATTCAAATAGTTCCATGTGAAAGAGCTTCAGAAACAGCTGCACTCTTTGTGGAATTGAAGAATAGCAAGAATACAAAAGAAGAAGCAGATATATCTGTAACTG GTGATGTTGCGAGTCCAGCTTCAGAGAAAGACAATGATCCATTCATTTCTCCAGGTGAAGACCCCTGTCAAATGAACTTAGTTGCTGTAAAACCCAACCGTCAGATGGGCAAAGTTCCGTTGCGGGCTCCAAGGACAAAGGCAGCGTCTCGCCCTGTCAGCCTGCCTGTGGACCGAATACTGCCTCCCTGTGTTTTGAATGAAAGGAATTCACGAAATGCAGGGGCAATAAGTTCAGAGAAGCTGGGCAGAAGCCCCACTATTGAAGAAGTCTCAGAGGTGAAGGCAGTCCCTGCTGTTGATACCTGCTGCAGACTGCCTTGTTATGACACCCAGATGCTGCGAAAAACTTGGGACAAGCAGTACAAACAGTATGATATCACAGCAAGGACAGCAATGATCGTGACTAATGTGCCCCAGGAGATCCGAGCACTCGAGAGTGGAACTGCAGGTGCTTTATCATCATCAAGCAGCCTTGGTAACAATTCAGCTAAAGCCATTCTTCCTAATAAGCCATATTCTGTTGTCGGGTCAGGAAGgacagcagcagaagagaaTGGTCCTGATGTTAATCCTCTTGCTGCTTTTAGGCCACCAAGAACATTGCAACCACCCCCAGGGACATTTTATAAACCACCCTCTaacaaatcaaaagaaaatggAGATGGTTCTTCTGCTAAAGCTTGTGCACCCACCAGTGCTAGCTCTGTGCTCCCCCAGGATAATACTGTGAAACTGGCTAGGAGCTCTGCACTTCTGTCAGGTGATGAACAAAACATAAACGAACAGAAATCTAGCTCAGAGGATAGTCACTCCACAGATCTGAAGCCTGCTTACCATAGACTGAGACCAAAAAGGATCCAAGAACTGGAACACAGGGAAGCTCATTTTGTATAG